In a single window of the Necator americanus strain Aroian chromosome X, whole genome shotgun sequence genome:
- a CDS encoding hypothetical protein (NECATOR_CHRX.G21784.T2), producing MHSSFLIELLLLAALSDQTSLARDKRQCPCAAPFAPSCSCSPSPAPQCACNAIVPTPSCACGAETQITECRSSCQQICQPMCSQVMLSSACPSFCTGTCTRACYPQPYIQPLRVVIPRFTPIGQCPVVCQQSCQKACSSYTIYPSCMPMCEETCEEKCVLASPIQKQVVLAQSVPLCGPPCAPTCAPQCLRTQLACTDACMPSCEPGCVAGQQLRADDSVTMPVLSPVPENPATTVNVNGGGLLSDLYMASPLPPRTKA from the exons ACCTCACTCGCTCGCGATAAACGTCAATGTCCTTGTGCAGCACCGTTCGCCCCTTCCTGCAGCTGCTCACCATCTCCTGCACCTCAATGCGCCTGTAACGCGATCGTTCCTACTCCGTCTTGCGCTTGTGGAGCTGAGACTCAAATCACGGAATGTCGTTCATCATGCCAGCAAATCTGTCAACCAATGTGTTCACAGGTTATGCTTTCATCCGCATGCCCTTCATTCTGTACCGGTACGTGCACAAGAGCGTGCTATCCTCAACCGTACATTCAACCGTTGCGTGTGGTTATCCCAAGATTTACCCCGATCGGACAATGTCCAGTGGTTTGCCAACAATCTTGTCAAAAAGCATGCTCATCCTATACTATTTATCCCTCATGTATGCCGATGTGTGAGGAGACATGCGAGGAAAAATGTGTGCTAGCCTCTCCCATTCAAAAACAAGTCGTTCTGGCTCAATCCGTACCTCTATGCGGACCTCCTTGTGCTCCAACATGTGCTCCTCAATGTCTCCGAACACAACTTGCGTGCACGGATGCTTGCATGCCGAGTTGCGAACCAGGATGTGTTGCCGGACAACAGCTACGTGCCGACGATTCAGTTACAATGCCAGTTCTGAGTCCCGTAccagaaaatccagcaactaCAGTCAACGTAAATGGTGGAGGACTATTGTCTG ATCTGTACATGGCTAGTCCACTACCGCCAAGAACTAAAGcatag
- a CDS encoding hypothetical protein (NECATOR_CHRX.G21784.T1) — protein sequence MHSSFLIELLLLAALSDQTSLARDKRQCPCAAPFAPSCSCSPSPAPQCACNAIVPTPSCACGAETQITECRSSCQQICQPMCSQVMLSSACPSFCTGTCTRACYPQPYIQPLRVVIPRFTPIGQCPVVCQQSCQKACSSYTIYPSCMPMCEETCEEKCVLASPIQKQVVLAQSVPLCGPPCAPTCAPQCLRTQLACTDACMPSCEPGCVAGQQLRADDSVTMPVLSPVPENPATTVNVNGGGLLSGNDQSCPEACMPNCDPQCLIDLYMASPLPPRTKA from the coding sequence ACCTCACTCGCTCGCGATAAACGTCAATGTCCTTGTGCAGCACCGTTCGCCCCTTCCTGCAGCTGCTCACCATCTCCTGCACCTCAATGCGCCTGTAACGCGATCGTTCCTACTCCGTCTTGCGCTTGTGGAGCTGAGACTCAAATCACGGAATGTCGTTCATCATGCCAGCAAATCTGTCAACCAATGTGTTCACAGGTTATGCTTTCATCCGCATGCCCTTCATTCTGTACCGGTACGTGCACAAGAGCGTGCTATCCTCAACCGTACATTCAACCGTTGCGTGTGGTTATCCCAAGATTTACCCCGATCGGACAATGTCCAGTGGTTTGCCAACAATCTTGTCAAAAAGCATGCTCATCCTATACTATTTATCCCTCATGTATGCCGATGTGTGAGGAGACATGCGAGGAAAAATGTGTGCTAGCCTCTCCCATTCAAAAACAAGTCGTTCTGGCTCAATCCGTACCTCTATGCGGACCTCCTTGTGCTCCAACATGTGCTCCTCAATGTCTCCGAACACAACTTGCGTGCACGGATGCTTGCATGCCGAGTTGCGAACCAGGATGTGTTGCCGGACAACAGCTACGTGCCGACGATTCAGTTACAATGCCAGTTCTGAGTCCCGTAccagaaaatccagcaactaCAGTCAACGTAAATGGTGGAGGACTATTGTCTGGTAATGATCAATCATGTCCCGAAGCATGTATGCCAAATTGTGATCCACAATGTCTTATAGATCTGTACATGGCTAGTCCACTACCGCCAAGAACTAAAGcatag